The Chryseobacterium indicum genome includes a window with the following:
- the argB gene encoding acetylglutamate kinase, with protein MKEKLYIIKIGGALIDDEELLEQFLEQFAEIQENKILVHGGGKLATTLADKLGIEQKLVNGRRITDKDTLDIVAMVYAGGINKNIVAKLQQKKCKAIGFSGADANLIKAKKREHAEIDFGFVGDITEKSVNRKLISKLLKLELVPVFSAITHDKKGHLFNTNADTIASVIAQALSVKYDVELLYCFDKEGVLEDINNPESVIKNISEEEFSTLKEDGKLHKGILPKLENALGAVKNNVNKVFLIKETELKNHIENHHAGTEICL; from the coding sequence ATGAAAGAAAAGTTATACATCATAAAAATTGGCGGAGCATTAATTGATGACGAGGAATTGTTAGAACAGTTTTTAGAGCAGTTTGCAGAAATTCAGGAAAATAAAATTCTGGTACATGGAGGAGGAAAACTGGCAACAACTTTAGCCGATAAACTCGGAATTGAACAGAAGCTCGTAAACGGAAGGAGAATAACCGATAAAGATACGTTGGATATTGTCGCAATGGTTTACGCGGGAGGAATCAATAAAAATATCGTCGCAAAACTTCAGCAGAAAAAGTGTAAAGCCATTGGTTTTTCGGGAGCGGATGCGAATTTAATTAAAGCCAAAAAAAGAGAACACGCCGAAATAGATTTCGGATTTGTGGGAGATATCACAGAGAAAAGTGTGAACAGAAAATTAATTTCAAAATTGCTGAAACTGGAACTTGTTCCTGTATTTTCGGCAATTACCCATGATAAAAAAGGACATCTTTTCAATACCAATGCAGATACTATTGCTTCGGTAATTGCACAGGCTTTATCCGTAAAATATGATGTTGAATTGTTGTATTGTTTTGATAAAGAAGGTGTTCTGGAAGATATAAACAATCCGGAATCGGTTATCAAAAATATTTCCGAAGAAGAATTTTCAACCCTAAAAGAGGACGGAAAACTTCATAAAGGAATTCTTCCCAAACTGGAAAACGCTTTGGGAGCAGTAAAAAATAACGTAAATAAAGTATTCTTAATTAAAGAAACCGAACTAAAAAACCATATAGAAAACCATCATGCAGGAACTGAAATCTGTTTATAG
- a CDS encoding acetylornithine carbamoyltransferase, which yields MKKFTSVSDVENLQQIIKKALQIKENPLSEPEKGKGKTIGLVFLNSSLRTRLSSQIAAQNLGLNILTLNAAQEAWNLEFEDGAVMNGDTVEHIKDAIEVLNQYCDIIAVRCFAGMKSKEDDVNESILSQFEQHAKVPVISLESATRHPLQSLADCITITENWHFDKLSVNSKPKVVLTWAPHIKPIAHAVGNSFAEWMQEMDVDFVIANPEGYDLDKNFTKNVKVIHNQEEALKDADFIYVKNWSSFDDYAKMHEVKENWMLTNEKLKNTNHAKVMHCLPVRRNVELSDEVMDGENSIIYQQAKNRIFSAQAVFSEILDELNS from the coding sequence ATGAAAAAATTCACCTCTGTAAGCGATGTTGAAAACTTACAGCAAATCATAAAAAAAGCTCTACAAATTAAAGAAAATCCTCTTTCAGAACCCGAAAAAGGAAAAGGAAAAACAATAGGACTTGTCTTTTTAAATTCAAGTTTGAGAACCCGTTTAAGCAGTCAGATTGCGGCTCAGAATTTAGGCTTAAATATTTTAACCTTAAACGCTGCTCAGGAAGCATGGAATCTGGAATTCGAAGACGGAGCAGTGATGAACGGAGATACGGTAGAACATATCAAAGATGCAATCGAAGTGTTGAATCAATATTGCGATATTATTGCTGTCCGTTGTTTTGCAGGAATGAAAAGTAAGGAAGATGATGTAAACGAAAGCATTTTAAGCCAGTTTGAGCAACATGCAAAAGTTCCGGTTATTTCTCTTGAATCTGCGACACGTCATCCTTTGCAAAGTCTGGCAGATTGCATCACCATTACCGAAAACTGGCACTTCGACAAGCTCAGTGTAAACAGTAAACCGAAAGTGGTTTTAACCTGGGCGCCTCACATCAAACCGATTGCTCATGCGGTGGGAAATTCCTTTGCAGAATGGATGCAGGAAATGGATGTAGATTTTGTCATTGCCAATCCTGAAGGGTATGATTTAGATAAAAATTTTACAAAAAATGTGAAAGTTATTCATAATCAGGAAGAAGCATTGAAAGATGCCGATTTTATCTATGTTAAAAACTGGTCGTCTTTTGATGATTATGCTAAAATGCATGAAGTAAAAGAAAATTGGATGCTGACGAACGAAAAACTGAAAAATACCAATCATGCAAAAGTAATGCATTGCCTTCCGGTTCGTCGAAATGTGGAACTGAGCGATGAGGTGATGGATGGTGAAAATTCAATCATTTATCAGCAGGCAAAAAACCGGATTTTCTCTGCACAGGCTGTTTTTTCTGAAATTTTAGATGAATTGAATTCTTAA
- a CDS encoding aspartate aminotransferase family protein, whose protein sequence is MNLFNVYPLFNINPVKAQGSFLWDDKGEKYLDFYGGHAVISIGHNHPHYQAQLKNQLDKISFYSNSVQNELQAELAEKLGKLSGLEEYNLFLCNSGAEANENALKLASFHNEKNKVLYFSGSFHGRTSAAVSVTDNPKIVAPVNYDERFIKTEWNNIEQLEEVFEKQGNEISSVIIEGIQGVGGIMIPTVEFLTKIKELCEKYNVVLILDEVQSGYGRSGYFFAHQEFEIEADIITTAKGMGNGFPIGGVLIHPKFQASNGLLGTTFGGNHLACVAAIAVLDVMKDENLIENAQKMGEYIENEIKDFPHIKTIRRKGLMIGIELDRDCSEVRNSLLYHHHIFTGNSNDKAVLRILPALNIKKEEADLFINALKEVLENI, encoded by the coding sequence ATGAATTTATTCAACGTATATCCATTATTCAACATCAATCCGGTAAAAGCGCAGGGATCATTTCTCTGGGACGATAAAGGAGAAAAATATCTTGATTTTTACGGAGGTCATGCGGTGATATCCATCGGTCACAACCATCCCCATTATCAAGCTCAGTTAAAAAATCAATTAGATAAAATATCTTTCTATTCAAATTCGGTTCAGAATGAATTGCAGGCTGAACTGGCTGAAAAATTGGGAAAACTTTCAGGTTTGGAAGAGTACAATTTGTTTTTATGTAATTCAGGAGCTGAAGCGAATGAAAATGCTTTAAAATTGGCGTCTTTTCATAACGAAAAAAACAAAGTGCTGTATTTTTCAGGATCATTTCATGGAAGAACTTCGGCAGCCGTTTCGGTGACGGACAATCCTAAAATTGTAGCTCCGGTGAATTATGATGAAAGATTCATTAAAACTGAATGGAACAATATCGAACAGCTCGAAGAAGTTTTTGAAAAGCAGGGAAACGAAATTTCATCCGTCATCATTGAAGGAATTCAGGGAGTGGGCGGAATTATGATTCCAACAGTTGAATTTTTAACTAAAATCAAAGAATTATGCGAAAAATACAATGTTGTTTTGATTTTAGATGAAGTTCAGTCGGGATACGGAAGAAGTGGTTATTTCTTTGCCCATCAGGAATTTGAGATTGAAGCAGATATCATCACCACTGCAAAAGGAATGGGAAATGGCTTCCCGATTGGTGGCGTTTTAATTCATCCTAAGTTTCAGGCAAGTAATGGTTTATTGGGAACGACTTTTGGCGGAAATCATTTGGCTTGTGTTGCGGCAATTGCTGTTTTAGATGTCATGAAAGATGAAAATCTTATCGAAAATGCTCAGAAAATGGGCGAATATATTGAAAATGAAATTAAAGATTTTCCACATATAAAAACCATCCGAAGGAAAGGCTTGATGATTGGGATTGAACTTGACAGAGATTGCTCGGAAGTGAGGAACAGCCTCTTGTACCATCATCATATTTTCACAGGAAACTCTAATGATAAAGCGGTCTTGAGGATTCTTCCGGCACTTAATATTAAGAAAGAAGAAGCTGATCTTTTTATTAATGCTTTGAAAGAAGTATTGGAGAATATTTAA
- the argC gene encoding N-acetyl-gamma-glutamyl-phosphate reductase, with amino-acid sequence MKKKIGIIGANGYTGSELVRLLVFHPNVSLSFLYSRSNSGIKISDLYPDLTTVCEMVLTDQSEEVDILFLCLPHKESQNWLIQNPVKDETLVIDLGNDFRLDGNFGNRNFIYGLPEINKKQLSDAKSIANPGCFATAIQLALLPLAQKGLLNEVYTTGITGSTGAGQSLQATTHFTWRNDNISAYKTLTHQHVDEILQQLISFNNQEISLNFVPWRGDFARGIFTSSTVKTDAELSQIYQLFEDFYAEEPFVQVSGKAIDLKQVVNTNRCVIQIEKCGNVAVIHSAIDNLLKGASGQAVQNMNIAMGWEENLGLNLKATAF; translated from the coding sequence ATGAAAAAGAAAATTGGAATCATCGGAGCCAACGGTTACACAGGAAGCGAGCTGGTTCGTCTGTTGGTTTTTCATCCCAATGTATCATTGAGTTTTTTATATAGCCGTTCAAATTCGGGAATAAAAATTTCAGACTTGTACCCGGATTTAACGACGGTTTGTGAAATGGTTTTAACGGATCAGTCTGAAGAAGTCGATATTCTCTTTCTATGCCTTCCTCACAAAGAAAGTCAGAATTGGCTGATTCAGAATCCCGTAAAAGATGAAACATTGGTGATTGATTTAGGGAACGATTTTCGCCTCGATGGAAATTTCGGAAACAGAAATTTTATCTACGGATTGCCCGAAATCAATAAAAAACAACTTTCGGACGCTAAAAGTATTGCCAATCCGGGATGTTTTGCAACAGCAATTCAACTGGCTTTACTTCCTTTAGCTCAAAAAGGGTTGTTGAATGAAGTGTATACAACAGGAATCACAGGTTCCACAGGTGCGGGTCAGTCTTTACAGGCAACCACACATTTTACTTGGAGGAACGATAATATTTCAGCGTATAAAACTTTAACACATCAACATGTGGATGAGATTTTACAGCAATTAATTTCTTTTAATAACCAGGAAATCAGTCTGAATTTTGTTCCATGGAGGGGAGATTTTGCGAGAGGAATTTTTACAAGTTCTACCGTGAAAACAGATGCAGAACTTTCACAGATCTATCAGTTGTTTGAAGATTTTTATGCAGAGGAACCTTTTGTACAGGTAAGCGGAAAAGCAATTGATTTAAAGCAGGTTGTCAATACCAATCGCTGTGTGATACAGATTGAAAAATGTGGGAATGTTGCGGTCATTCACTCAGCGATTGACAATTTGTTAAAAGGTGCTTCCGGACAGGCGGTTCAAAATATGAATATTGCCATGGGCTGGGAAGAGAATTTAGGATTGAACTTGAAAGCGACAGCGTTTTAA
- the argG gene encoding argininosuccinate synthase encodes MSKKVVLAFSGGLDTSYCAKYLSETLGYDVYAVTVNTGGFSKNEEKELEKKALDLGVKEYRCVDAQEDYYNSCVKYLIFGNVLKNNTYPLSVSAERTIQAQEIAKYAIEIGADAIAHGSTGAGNDQVRFDLIFQVMCPNVEIITPIRDMALSREEEIEFLKNHGYEMEFQKAQYSVNKGLWGTSVGGKETLTSRNYLPEEAFPSQIKENQPSELKIEFKNGEIVAVNGENFEHPVYAIQKIEELASAYGIGRDIHVGDTIVGIKGRVGFEAAAASVIIKAHHLLEKHTLSKYQQMMKSQLSDWYGNWLHEALFLDPVMRNIESFLVDSQKTVSGKVFVTLHPYRFILNGIESEHDLMSDKFGSYGEANRAWTGEDVKGYTKIVSNSLNIYHQINK; translated from the coding sequence ATGAGCAAGAAAGTAGTTTTAGCATTTAGCGGAGGTCTCGATACCTCTTACTGCGCCAAATATCTCAGCGAAACACTGGGGTATGATGTGTATGCAGTTACTGTAAACACCGGAGGTTTTTCCAAAAATGAAGAAAAAGAATTGGAGAAAAAAGCCCTGGATCTTGGGGTAAAAGAATACAGGTGCGTTGATGCTCAGGAAGATTATTACAATTCTTGTGTAAAATATCTGATTTTCGGAAATGTTCTGAAAAACAATACCTATCCTTTGTCTGTAAGCGCGGAGCGTACCATTCAGGCGCAGGAAATTGCAAAATATGCGATCGAAATCGGAGCGGATGCAATTGCCCATGGAAGTACAGGAGCGGGAAATGATCAGGTTCGTTTTGATCTCATTTTTCAGGTAATGTGTCCGAATGTAGAGATCATTACACCCATTCGTGATATGGCTCTTTCCCGTGAAGAAGAAATTGAATTCTTGAAAAATCACGGTTATGAAATGGAATTTCAGAAAGCACAATATTCTGTGAATAAAGGACTTTGGGGAACTTCAGTTGGCGGAAAAGAAACGCTGACTTCAAGAAATTATCTTCCTGAAGAAGCTTTTCCGTCACAAATTAAAGAAAATCAACCCTCTGAACTGAAGATTGAGTTTAAAAATGGTGAAATTGTAGCCGTAAATGGTGAAAATTTTGAACATCCGGTTTACGCAATTCAGAAAATTGAAGAATTGGCTTCGGCTTACGGAATCGGTCGTGATATTCACGTAGGAGATACCATTGTCGGAATCAAAGGAAGAGTAGGTTTTGAGGCAGCAGCGGCTTCAGTAATCATCAAAGCGCATCATTTATTAGAAAAACATACGCTTTCAAAATATCAGCAGATGATGAAGTCCCAATTATCCGACTGGTACGGAAACTGGCTTCACGAAGCACTTTTCTTAGATCCTGTGATGAGAAATATCGAGTCTTTTCTTGTTGATTCTCAAAAAACAGTCAGCGGAAAAGTATTTGTAACCCTTCATCCTTACCGATTTATTTTGAATGGAATTGAATCTGAGCACGATCTGATGTCAGACAAATTCGGAAGCTACGGAGAAGCAAACAGGGCATGGACAGGCGAAGATGTAAAAGGCTACACAAAGATTGTAAGCAATTCTTTAAACATATATCATCAGATTAATAAATAA
- a CDS encoding GNAT family N-acetyltransferase → MEIEISSSMHLMYVSEIQQEMYDSAQRRGTGIAKRSIEYLSKKITDGNAVVATDKGKWVGFCYIETWSHGQFVANSGLIVSPEFRHLGVATLIKDKVFALSRKKYPNAKIFGLTTGLAVMKINSDLGYKPVIYSELTQDEEFWNGCKSCVNYDILMKKERKNCLCTAMLFVPDNTKNSTENNQSENRYNNEQESSFSI, encoded by the coding sequence ATGGAAATAGAAATTTCCTCATCCATGCATCTGATGTATGTGAGTGAAATACAGCAGGAAATGTACGATTCCGCACAGCGCAGAGGAACGGGGATTGCCAAACGTTCCATCGAGTATCTCAGTAAAAAAATTACTGATGGAAACGCTGTAGTCGCCACTGATAAAGGAAAGTGGGTGGGTTTCTGTTATATAGAAACATGGTCTCACGGACAGTTTGTTGCCAATTCCGGGCTTATTGTTTCTCCGGAATTCAGGCATTTGGGAGTGGCAACCTTAATCAAGGACAAAGTATTCGCTTTGTCCCGAAAAAAATACCCAAACGCTAAAATTTTCGGTTTAACTACCGGTTTGGCGGTGATGAAGATCAACAGCGATTTAGGATATAAACCCGTTATTTATTCTGAACTTACTCAGGATGAAGAATTCTGGAACGGCTGCAAAAGCTGCGTGAATTATGATATTTTAATGAAAAAAGAACGGAAAAACTGTCTTTGCACAGCAATGCTTTTCGTTCCCGATAATACAAAAAACAGCACTGAAAATAATCAGTCTGAAAACAGATACAATAATGAGCAAGAAAGTAGTTTTAGCATTTAG
- a CDS encoding IS1/IS1595 family N-terminal zinc-binding domain-containing protein, producing the protein MENRCPKCNTDKVVKSGIVNNKQRFLCKDCNYYFTVKKLGKQIDDYYVTKALQLYLEGLSFREIERIIGVSHVTISSWIKKYNITRPPHSEFHPVYKILKQNELIDYMSKEENLKNSGLIITQFADKYMLIKWERFKK; encoded by the coding sequence ATGGAAAATCGCTGTCCGAAATGCAACACAGACAAAGTGGTAAAAAGCGGAATTGTAAACAACAAACAACGCTTTTTATGTAAAGACTGCAACTATTATTTCACGGTAAAAAAACTGGGAAAACAAATAGATGATTACTACGTAACCAAAGCTTTACAGCTCTATCTCGAGGGATTGAGTTTTCGTGAAATTGAAAGAATTATAGGCGTTTCTCATGTGACGATCAGTTCATGGATCAAGAAATACAATATTACAAGACCTCCTCATTCTGAGTTTCATCCGGTATATAAAATCCTAAAACAAAATGAGCTGATTGACTATATGAGTAAAGAAGAAAATCTGAAAAATTCAGGATTAATTATCACTCAGTTTGCAGACAAATATATGCTGATAAAATGGGAAAGATTTAAGAAATAA